A genomic segment from Nicotiana sylvestris chromosome 1, ASM39365v2, whole genome shotgun sequence encodes:
- the LOC138885505 gene encoding uncharacterized mitochondrial protein AtMg00860-like: MLSKCEFWLNSVAFLSHVISDKGISVDTQKIDAVKNWLRPTTLSEVRSFLGLAGYYRRFVEGFSSISVPLTKFTQKANKFHWSGVNERNFQELKNRLTSALVLTLLEGTEGYMWSSTSAPMAESGSFYSAIVKEEKDENRRRTVLLKNEAQLKRTNTILSQYPP, encoded by the exons atgctctccaaatgtgaattctggctgaattCAGTAGCATTCCTcagccatgtgatatctgacaagggtattagtgtcgacactcagaagatcgatgcagtaaagaattggctaAGACCTACAACACTATCAGAAGTCCGAAGCTTCctggggctagcaggatattataggcggtttgtagaagggttttcctctatatcagtaCCATTGACTAAGTTTACACAGAAAGCTAACAAGTTCCATTGGTCTGGCGTTAATGAACGTAATTTTCAGGAGCTAAAGAATCGACTGACATCCGCACTAGTGCTCACTCTCCtagaaggaacagaaggttatatg TGGAGCTCAACTTCAGCTCCAATGGCTGAATCTGGAAGCTTCTATAGTGCTATTGTGAAAGAGGAGAAAGATGAGAACAGAAGAAGAACAGTTTTGTTGAAGAATGAAGCTCAGCTC aAAAGGACAAATACAATTTTATCTCAATACCCCCCTTAA
- the LOC138886560 gene encoding uncharacterized protein — protein sequence MVVTDQQDATTTGTSVAVPPSTGIDPSNPLYLHPSDNTGAMLVSVPFDGIGYRSWRRRVLRGLFVKNKLGFVSRECKQLNSQSPTYWQWERCDNMVTLWILNSLSKEIVDSVEYMSDVVVLWKELEDRYE from the coding sequence ATGGTTGTTACTGATCAACAAGATGCGACTACTACCGGTACGAGTGTCGCGGTACCTCCGAGCACGGGAATTGATCCAAGTAATCCTCTGTATCTGCATCCATCCGATAATACTGGTGCGATGCTTGTGTCTGTCCCATTTGATGGGATAGGGTATAGATCCTGGAGACGTAGAGTTCTTCGTGGACTGTTCGTAAAGAACAAATTAGGCTTTGTGAGTAGGGAATGCAAACAACTAAATTCCCAATCCCCAACTTATTGGCAGTGGGAACGATGTGACAACATGGTAACTTTATGGATTCTAAATTCTCTTTCCAAAGAAATTGTGGATAGTGTGGAATATATGAGTGATGTTGTTGTGTTATGGAAGGAGCTGGAAGATCGCTATGAATAA
- the LOC104225398 gene encoding uncharacterized protein produces the protein MYKDEQDRRLIQFIMGLNEVYIVVRGSILMMNPLPTMAQAFSLLIQDEKQREIKPNNQLSIESTSLNVNSSGPSPFRTNFSPSYNYSGNNRDRPMCDFCKSPGHTRYKCYKLHGYPQNGQNSARYPQNAHNSNQNFRHNRGKRMVENVQGVSIDAMTSKLDECDTQDENQNHFQLGNDGENSNNSNPTNAVNFTVVLPNGYKVMVTKIENVKLAHEITLYKVLHIPSFKFNLISVYWLSKHLRGMTSFTDNTCLLHASSLKRPLEIGKGPLEIGKVKDGLYLLCSQCLRNKSLANKTDVCSSTHSCDVNSHFMNNLHPHASPYVNRSSLSHLQSHQCPDVNNSSLNNKTHCSVSNSYIFQANDVNLLWHNRLGHVPFVKMRGISPIPVSFSSRQPFVCSIFPIARQASSKSSSFPSALYPLPLSPTVDTNTESFSEETVSDQRNACNTPNVMSLSPASSSSSSDHLPLSPASITTGSPPTQNTNIPHISNSPLTHHTPDPIPSLKRSLREHRTPVYLKDYLYFVHQPTFHRHTNNLKHSDFSRNALFSKHHHIPVNVSVHDSQSLVSSICNDSEPSSFEEATINPAWQTAMVQEFEALYSNNTWDLIPPPPGKKAIECRWVYKVKHKADGTIERFKDRLVVKGYTQQVGVDYTETFSPVVKMTTVRKLIAVVVKSG, from the exons ATGTACAAAGATGAACAAGATAGAAGATTGATACAGTTTATCATGGGACTCAATGAAGTGTATATTGTAGTTCGGGGAAGTATTCTTATGATGAACCCACTACCTACAATGGCTCAAGCCTTCTCCTTACTTATCCAGGATGAAAAGCAGAGGGAGATCAAACCAAATAATCAATTGTCAATTGAGTCCACTTCTTTGAATGTGAACAGTTCAGGACCAAGTCCTTTTAGAACCAATTTCTCACCAAGCTACAATTACTCTGGGAATAACAGAGATCGTCCTATGTGTGATTTTTGCAAAAGTCCAGGCCACACTAGGTATAAGTGTTACAAACTACATGGTTATCCGCAAAATGGACAAAATTCTGCACGATATCCTCAGAATGCGCATAACTCCAATCAAAACTTTAGACACAATAGAGGAAAGAGGATGGTAGAAAATGTACAAGGAGTGTCAATTGATGCAATGACAAGCAAGCTTGATGAGTGTGATACCCAAGATGAGAATCAAAAT CATTTTCAACTTGGCAATGATGGAGAGAACTCTAACAATTCAAATCCTACCAATGCTGTAAACTTTACAG TTGTTTTACCAAATGGATATAAAGTGATGGTGACAAAAATTGAAAAtgtaaaacttgcacatgagatcACTCTGTATAAAGTTCTTCACATTCCTTCATTCAAATTCAATCTTATTTCTGTCTATTGGTTGAGCAAACACCTAAGGGGTATGACTTCTTTCACTGACAATACTTGCCTTCTGCATGCCTCTTCACTGAAGAGGCCTCTGGAGATTGGTAAAGGGCCTCTAGAGATTGGTAAAGTCAAGGATGGGTTGTACCTGTTGTGTTCTCAATGTCTGAGAAACAAAAGTTTGGCTAACAAAACTGATGTTTGTTCTTCTACTCATTCCTGTGATGTAAATAGTCATTTTATGAATAACCTACATCCTCATGCATCTCCATATGTAAATAGGTCATCATTGAGTCATCTACAGAGTCATCAATGTCCAGATGTAAATAATTCATCTCTGAATAATAAGACTCACTGTTCTGTTTCCAATTCCTACATATTTCAAGCCAATGATGTTAACCTTCTATGGCATAACAGGCTAGGACATGTACCTTTTGTGAAAATGAGGGGAATATCCCCCATACCAGTTTCTTTCTCTTCTAGACAACCTTTTGTTTGTTCAATTTTCCCTATAGCAAGACAGGCTAG TTCCAAATCTTCCTCCTTTCCTTCAGCTCTTTATCCACTCCCTCTTAGTCCCACAGTTGATACCAACACAGAGTCATTCTCAGAAGAAACTGTGAGTGATCAAAGGAATGCATGCAATACACCCAATGTTATGTCACTTTCCCCTGctagttcttcttcttcctctgatCATTTACCCCTTTCACCCGCATCTATCACTACGGGCTCACCACCAACACAAAATACCAATATCCCACACATCTCTAATTCACCTCTAACACATCACACACCTGACCCGATTCCAAGTTTGAAAAGGTCACTAAGAGAACACAGAACACCTGTATACCTGAAAGATTACCTATATTTTGTGCATCAACCAACCTTTCATCGACATACAAATAACCTTAAACATTCTGATTTCTCTCGGAATGCCTTATTTTCTAAACATCATCATATTCCTGTTAATGTTTCGGTTCATGATAGTCAATCTTTGGTAAGTAGCATATGCAATGATagtgaaccatcttcatttgagGAAGCTACCATCAATCCTGCTTGGCAAACAGCTATGGTTCAGGAATTTGAAGCTCTTTATTCCAACAACACATGGGACCTAATACcaccgcctcctggaaagaaggCAATTGAATGTAGATGGGTTTATAAAGTGAAACACAAAGCAGATGGAACCATTGAGAGATTTAAGGATAGGTTAGTAGTGAAAGGCTACACACAACAAGTAGGAGTGGATTACACAGAAACATTTTCCCCTGTGGTGAAGATGACTACAGTTAGGAAACTTATTGCAGTTGTAGTAAAGAGTGGGTGA